The genomic window TATCCAATTTTTGGTTTGGGTTTTGTCTGCACTCTGGTTGTGTTTCACTGGTTGTCAGGAGGGATTGCTTttagtctgtaactgcctgatCTCGTGCTAAACCGTCggtccagtagatggcggtaatgccccacGGTAccgaggggtaaactgccaataaacaaaaagaagaagcgacttgcagcttctGAACCCTCTGGAAGAAACAAACAAGCAAATACTGCGTCCAGTAACTCCAAAAAGACGGACAGCCAACAATAAAGTCAGAAAGCAAACTCGGAAGCACAACCTCAATGCGTCGATGGGGACGTTTGAGTTGCGGGAGCGGACGACCGCACTCCCCGATGCCGACGCCTGTTACCGGACTTAGTTCGCGTTGATGTTGCGAGCCGGGCTCCGCTCGTAACCGCCGGCAAAGATGTCGGAGCTCCCACCGCTGCCACCTGAGCTGTGGGTGTCGGTGCTGAGCTTCCTGGGCCCCGCCGATATGCAGGCGGTGCGCTGCTCTTGCCGAGCCTTGCGTATGCTAGCCGACCACCCGTACCTGTGGCGGGGCCAGACGGTGGTGCTCTCCGACCTGCGCCGCTACACCTTCGGCTTCTGGGAAACGCTGCAACGGCGTAAACTCACCAGAGTGGCCGTGCGGCACCTGCGGCGCAAAGAGTGGCGGCGCTTGGTCAAGTTTCTACCGACGCTGAGTGCCGTGGCCTTTGTCAACGGCGGCCGCATATACAAGCAAAAGTACCTGGACCACCTGCTGCAGTTCTCCGACGTGCGGGAGCTGGCCGTGAGGGACGCCGCCTGGTCGGAGCCCATTTTGGGTCCGGCCCTCGGCCTCCACCTGAGTGCCCAGCTTACACACCTGAGCGTTTGCAACGTCCGCATGCGCTACGCCGCCGACTTTGTCCGTTCTTTGGCCGGCCTCCACAACCTGCGCTACCTTCTCTTCCACCAGCAAGGGGAGGGCTGCGGTTTGGACCGAGTGCGGCCGGTGCCCCGTGAGGACTTCCACCAAATGATGACCAGCCTGACCAAGCTCACGCACCTGTCGTGGGGAATGAGGGGCGAGCCCCCGGAGCCCCTGCCCGACGACTACCTTAGCCCTGTCGACCCGCGGCGTCCAGGTAAAATCCGCCATAAGCAGGGTCTGTCctaagtaggggtgtgacaaaatatcgaaatggtgatacatcgtgatactttgtatcctcaaaggttatcgatatgctcctgccaagaatcgagatatcgttttaaaagggtgtcaatgtttaaaaaaaaaataaaaaaggaaccaaaaaCTTGCTACCAAatttttccaccataatagtgtctcagttaactctaaggctgcgattgacggtgctcgacgcccaatctatttagactcgaaaccagagcattcgcagtcatagggcacttcctgttctgtaactcaaaatcaacaggaagtgacccataaaatatccacaaatcaacaggaagtaaccgaaAATCAagttaaatgaccttaaatggctcaaaatgacctcattgcctggcattgactgccactgacagccatagacgttcaatccgtttgaagtgggagggacggcagcgaatgaacgaatgcatcatttgaaagcttatTCTGGggcaacaaaaattttgaacaggagggcattttttaaaaacatttttttttaaactagcaaaaccctaattggaggcgagagcacgcgagagcagaattaaagacgccacgattttaatgagatatcgcATACTTAtcgtgtttcgatccaaaaactccatgtagcatgtaacacagtgttaagacacagctgtgaatggccacagccggattttttttttctattttatgggtgaaacatggcgatataacaagggtcgcgatgcagaaatcgcagacaacaaggagtggttgagattttctttttcatatacttacccttttaaacgttattattcaattgtttttttgtttggatcgattatttatcacctaACATAGCGGGGAAAatatgacagtaacaaaaaaatacaattaagcgatagttatgaggtagatgtccttgacttttttacagacaccaaatttttcattgtgacgtaattcgtttaaaagtttaaaatatgcaagtaaataatttttttaaagtcttttttttaaactaaatattacacatcaaataatgattctaagctaaaaatgacagacatttcgaataataaattaccttgtttttatggctaggttgaaacaaaagcggtttcgcgacgtctgtaaacgggttttcagggtaaaacggacaaattaaaaatagttcagaggCTTAGTGcaccataaatctgctatggcagcatatagacatattgttccagcaaacacaacagctcttttggcttaaaatacagcagtttgttttcaagaggggtgcaagagaagaaacttgtctgtgtttccgccatatacatcattttaaaaagggggactggagggtgtgttccaattatagagggatcacactcctcagcctcaagGTTTACTCAGGGAtattggagaggagggtccatcgGGAAGTCCAGTCTCGGATCCAGAAGGAGCAGTGCGGTCATCGTCCTGGCCGCGGAACAGTGGATCAGCTCTATACTATCAGTAGGGTTTTCAAGGGGGTCATGGGAGTTCACTCAACCAgtcaacatgtgttttgtggacttgGAGAAGACGTTCGACCATGTCCCACGGGGAGTGCTTCGGGAGTATGGGGTAGCTGAATCAGAGCGAGGGGTCTGATAACCGGTGTCAGAGGTTGGTCCGCATAGCAGGTTGTAAGTCGGATCAGTTTCCAGTGAGGTTTGGACTCCAGCAAGGCTGCctatgtcaccgattctgttcataaccttTATGAACAGAATATCTGGGCGCAGCCAAGGCATTGAGAGCATCTAGTTTAGTGGCTTCAGtatttgcatctctgcttttagcAGATTATATAGTTCCGTTGGCTTCATCAGGCCGTGAccttcaactctcactggaacggttTGCATTGCAGCCAAATGTGAAGCGGTCGGGATGAGAattagcacctccaaatcttAGACCATCATCGTCAGGTGGGAAAGGGTGGAATGCCATCTCGGGGCCAGAGATGAGGTccttccccaagtggaggagttcaagtatctcgggGTCTTGCTCACAAGTGACTGAAAAATGAAGCGggcgatcgacaggcggatggaTTGGTGCTGCATCCGCAGTGATGCGGAATCTGCTTTGGTCCGTCATGGTGAACAGTGAGCTGAGTTGAAAGGTGAAGCTCTCTATTtatcggtcgatctacgtttctACCCTCACCTACGGTCACGAGCTGTAGGTCGTGACCGAAacgacaagatcccggatacaagcgaccGAAGTGAGTTTTCTCTGCagagtgtccgggctctcccttagagataaggtgagaagctcagtcatccgggagggtCTCGGTCTCTgttagttgtatcgtagaatgatttccttacCCATGTATGGATCATTgtagtatcgccatatcgtgaaatATCGTTAGCATGAGCCTTGTATCGATGTATCGTGAGGTACGTGAGGTTTCCCACCCCTAGGGCAAGTGACAGAAATAACAGATTCCAAGAGCCCTGGTTGGAATTTGTGAATCTGCCATCCTGGTTTAGATTGCCCGTACGGGGGTCCGACTCTGAGCAGCTTGGAGCTGGTGGACTACCCCGAGACCATCCTGCCGTACAATGCGCTGAGGAGTTTGACGTCCCTGCGCTCGCTGACAGTGCACTACCGCTACATCCGCGACGGCCTTGACTGCCGTCTGGCGTCCTGGCTCTCCCCCCTCAAGCACCTGGAGACTCTCAGCATCGTTGGTGAGTGGCCGTCCGCTTCAACCGCCGAAAAGAGCTCGACGTCGTCACAAACCAGCGGGCTGATGGTGTCCCGTCAACAGGTGGGAACTCTCTGTCGCTGTACACCAACACCATCCCGGCAAGTGTGACACGGTTGACACTGCGCGTGGCCATCACATTGAAAGACTTGGACTCTATTGCGCCCAAAGTTATGGCCCTGGAACACCTAGATATTGAGCAGAACCGCTCCAGTGGGAGCCTGTGCCGACGCATCCCCATGTTGTTCCCCCAACTGCGGACGCTGCGCATACGGTAGGAAGAATTACTATGATTTGGGTTTTTattggctgatttttttttgttttaccgtTTAACttgttcactgccattgacggcactagacgcccaatccattttgaccggaaGGGGTAAATGAATCTTCATTCACCTCTCCCTGTCAAAATTaactggatgtctagcgccgttaaTGGAAGTAAAACATGAGCatccacagccagtcctcccagtttactgtatttttggactataatgcGCACCTAATTATAAGGTTCACTAGTGCATCAATACACTGCATTTGTCATTTGATCTTTAGCTTTAAAACAGAGGTTGGTATTatgtcaaatttatttttatgttctaCTTTAATCAGGGGTGTCAATTCAGTGCGTGCACTactgcaggaagtgaccaggaacATGGACATTGAAGTAGCCCGGAAATTCcctaaaaatcaataggaaatgatccCAAATTTAaagtaagtgacctgtaaatactaggcctgcacaatacagtgccctccataattattggcacccctggttaagatgtgttttttagcttctaatatatatatatttttaattcaaataatatgggaccttaatggaaaataagaaaaatccaaccttcaatacaagtgcatttattacgTGCATGTGCGTgtgaccaaagcacatggtcccagttgaagcctgggactgtgtgctttggtcagatgagaccaagattgaggtttttggcaacaaacactctaagtgggtctggcgtgccacgaaagatgcgcatactgaaaagcacctcatacccactgtgaagtatgggggtgggtcgcttccaaaggcccttggAACCTTGTTagagtgcatggcatcatgaatgcttgaaataccaggacattttaaatactttttaatgTTATTCCGGTACTCCAACAAATACTCAAGTGACCTAAATACTTTAAAATCTACTAAAACACTCCCTAAAAGTGGTTCACCTTTGCAGGTTCTTCCGTCGTGAGCCTGAGAAGGACCTCCTGAGCCTGCAGCGTCTTCGCCACCTAGAGCGTCTGGAGCTCCTGGTGGAGCGCTCCTTCATCTTGCGCGACTACCTGAATGGGCACCCGTGGCCCAGCCCCTGCGTCCAGGAGCTCATCGACCAGCTGGTGCAGCTTTCGGCCAATCGTATCACCGTGGTGACCGCCATGCGCCGCCGCAACCCGCTCCGGGAGTGCAACTGTGTCTGGGAGGGAGACTGATTGCCCGACTCATCACCTCAGTATTTGTTGTGTCGAGTTGAAACAGACCTAGGCACGCTCTCGTCTCCCGGGGCTTGGCAGACAGACACCTGACTACCTGAGACTTTTGGACTTGCTGCACCCAGGTAAGATTTGGCAAATCGGAAACTTCAAAAAAGGCTGGGAAGAACAACAAAGGGTAAGATTGAGCAGATGTGACTAGATAAAACGGAAATTGTTAGAGAAGAAAGGTCAGCCAACAAAGGGTGAGACACAGGCCAACAAAGTGTTTAGAGAAAAAACAGGAAACCTGAAGAGAAAAGTGACCAGGTTAGACAATACAAAGTAGGACTGTAGAACACTGTTTTTTGACAAAAGACTGTACAATGCAGCAAAGGACAGGACTGACCAGGTAAGACAGGACTAGCTAGCATTGAACAACAAAGTTTTAGTGTTTGAAAAGACATGACGGCAAAACAAAAAGACAGGAAATAAGGCTTGGATTGGACAGCACAGGGTACTACAAAAGATTAAATGCATTTAGAATGCACAACACTGTTAGAAGGGACAGGACAAGATAATGTAagatttgcacttcaattatttaTGAAATGGCCATAATATTTAAATAGAAATTAAACATGTTAAGCggattttcccattttaaaagaCTATTCCCGCGTTGCAAATTTGTTCCTGTTTTGCTTTCGTGTTCATCATCAGACAACCGCGACACCGGTTTCCAGTCTACGTCCGGGTTGCCAGAGCTCTGTAAGCCCCGTAAACTAAGGCGGCACCAACTTTGACAAACAGTCTGAATTATGTCTACTGCAAAAAAACGTCGTTACGAATCTGAAAAGTTTCAAGACAACGAGAAGCAAAAAAAGGATATGTATTCATTTGGCGTGGTTGTGCTACGTTATTTAGCACATGGATCCATTGACCGGGGCGAAGATAAAGTATTTATGCGAGTATATATTTAGGTGGAATTCGTGGAGAAAGGATGGGACAAAACAGTGTTTGGTAGCAagagtttaaaaaagaaaagttaaTTCACTTCCCAGTAAGTGGACGTCAGCCCCGACTACTTTGAAATCTGACTAttatctgccattgacggtgataaggcggaaaacacaggtgGCTCAAATTTCCGTTCtgagccaaatttcaaaattgtccaacatacatttgtgatacatcaatggaaagTTTACAATCtgttttgaagagaaaaaaaagagctggagggcattttttaacaccttaaaagtaggtcaaatcaCATGAGCTAAAAATAGATATTTATAAGACCTTTACAAATGTATTTAAAGGGAAGCTTGGACTTAAAGacgtgtaggctctaataagccacaattgttctcttttactaaaatataagaaaaacacataaaatattgtcattggtttaaaaatctataatatttagtacatgttttgacctacggagggcgccatgttttatgcgcgcaatggacgctcggggtgatgacatactttgttactgtcactagacaaacactaccggtgttctgcaatttctTCGacgtggcgagacgtccaacacatgcgcacatcgtttAAAAGCGACGAGACCTTAGTGTTTTtattccttttcattgcctcagaatACTTTTTGGAtgggtttccctctcatacttttaagcattgtgttttcttgtggtagctttaaagcagattgttaaccctttaacacctaagcctattttggccgaatttgcatgcatttgatgttgcctttatatttcaaagaaaaaattgttcacaatggccaagttgggtcccttttttcaggacaccttgaacttcatgtccaaactgttgttttcttcactgagcaattataatccacattttggacccaaaaagacaaaaaaattccaaaatattttttcaaaatttgtaatgttggtgtcccaatgacaatcaaacatgctcgaccaacctttTGAaggttgataatatttattcaacttgttaggataaacattcaatagaaaaaaataagattgaatagttttatgtttgactattcaacacaaacagcgggtatggtcataggcgtttttggcctttacacatactatggtcaatacaggttatatacagtgcaaaatagtgagaacaaaaatatatatatatcatctaacacaaaaagggtttggaggatatctctttgtgaagttaggtattatacccatcaccttatctaaagtatacgtacatgcaatcaagcttcttgaacacacatctatataaaaattgaaaagattcatagtgaagaaaaaaaaatatataacattgggggaaaaagtattttcaaaactattgacaagtagttcagttcaattcaattttttcaggcatgcgacccgatagtttttttttttttttttttgcgcactcaataaagtttgtttttgaacaggtcactgagctgcgtcacatacaacgtcacacagcctactcttctgccgtttgagcgctgctgtcacttctactcgccgagacgccgactaatTAGAGGAAAACAGCGACAAATACAGCTACTCCTATTCCTTGAGTAgatgaaaaaatgcattagcttgcgctaaaattagttttcgattcattctgcacgtttcaaagtcgctcgcgcaatccaatcggtgttcatgcctccttttccttagttggcgcctagctcggcaatttattaaaaatgttcacattcggttcgtccttcttgacatcacaacggatcttgggctatgtagtcttttgtgctgcttttggttttgaaaaaggacaagaaatgatggaaatatggagatagaaacatggtacatgcagcgttttaatgcatatttatgagtgcaataaaactatacaactcaaatgacattatctcccgtttttcgtggtcgattgacttcaaataaaaactggtgtggacatcaacttccgcactttcaaatgagaccaaccagcggcgcgtgggtgacgtaattacagcgtgacgaagcttcaaagacgacatgcataaacgcgtcgctgctgaCACGttcagtgttaaagggttaatctgttgaccacattagtcacgtagcgtatttaaaccacccttatgtgATATtattacgtttaagtattttcttaaggcatctttagtatgttctgtctgtatgcatctaaacaaaacaagctgaaagcgcaaggtagtactttgggtgtcaaattcacctctgGTAGAACGTTTcaccagtgtagcacattttggcagaacactagtTTTGTCCTACTTgtctcctgttcattttgcttttgctgctcgttttgtgaaatatcgacagtgctgtcatgctcattaatgttcctctcgggttcaaggttaaagggctgaacagatgacatgtttatgtcgtttATCTCgcaagagtcatactctggaagcccggcagcgtaacccagtgacgtcactgccctgcgacatCGACAATAACGGCGACATACTAGTTAAACTAGTTttataaattgtataaaaacgaaaacatcaagaggggttttaatttgaaattattttaactcataataatgtttctcttaagaactacaagtctgtctatccgtggatccctttaagtttCTCATTTTGAAACAGGTTTTGCCCACCAATACTGCTAGTCTGCTGGATAATAAACACGTCAAGTAACACTTTGCAACAG from Corythoichthys intestinalis isolate RoL2023-P3 chromosome 15, ASM3026506v1, whole genome shotgun sequence includes these protein-coding regions:
- the LOC130931004 gene encoding uncharacterized protein LOC130931004 isoform X3, with the protein product MSELPPLPPELWVSVLSFLGPADMQAVRCSCRALRMLADHPYLWRGQTVVLSDLRRYTFGFWETLQRRKLTRVAVRHLRRKEWRRLVKFLPTLSAVAFVNGGRIYKQKYLDHLLQFSDVRELAVRDAAWSEPILGPALGLHLSAQLTHLSVCNVRMRYAADFVRSLAGLHNLRYLLFHQQGEGCGLDRVRPVPREDFHQMMTSLTKLTHLSWGMRGEPPEPLPDDYLSPVDPRRPDCPYGGPTLSSLELVDYPETILPYNALRSLTSLRSLTVHYRYIRDGLDCRLASWLSPLKHLETLSIVGGNSLSLYTNTIPASVTRLTLRVAITLKDLDSIAPKVMALEHLDIEQNRSSGSLCRRIPMLFPQLRTLRIRGVNSVRALLQEVTRNMDIEVARKFPKNQ
- the LOC130931004 gene encoding uncharacterized protein LOC130931004 isoform X2; translated protein: MSELPPLPPELWVSVLSFLGPADMQAVRCSCRALRMLADHPYLWRGQTVVLSDLRRYTFGFWETLQRRKLTRVAVRHLRRKEWRRLVKFLPTLSAVAFVNGGRIYKQKYLDHLLQFSDVRELAVRDAAWSEPILGPALGLHLSAQLTHLSVCNQGEGCGLDRVRPVPREDFHQMMTSLTKLTHLSWGMRGEPPEPLPDDYLSPVDPRRPDCPYGGPTLSSLELVDYPETILPYNALRSLTSLRSLTVHYRYIRDGLDCRLASWLSPLKHLETLSIVGGNSLSLYTNTIPASVTRLTLRVAITLKDLDSIAPKVMALEHLDIEQNRSSGSLCRRIPMLFPQLRTLRIRFFRREPEKDLLSLQRLRHLERLELLVERSFILRDYLNGHPWPSPCVQELIDQLVQLSANRITVVTAMRRRNPLRECNCVWEGD
- the LOC130931004 gene encoding uncharacterized protein LOC130931004 isoform X1; translation: MSELPPLPPELWVSVLSFLGPADMQAVRCSCRALRMLADHPYLWRGQTVVLSDLRRYTFGFWETLQRRKLTRVAVRHLRRKEWRRLVKFLPTLSAVAFVNGGRIYKQKYLDHLLQFSDVRELAVRDAAWSEPILGPALGLHLSAQLTHLSVCNVRMRYAADFVRSLAGLHNLRYLLFHQQGEGCGLDRVRPVPREDFHQMMTSLTKLTHLSWGMRGEPPEPLPDDYLSPVDPRRPDCPYGGPTLSSLELVDYPETILPYNALRSLTSLRSLTVHYRYIRDGLDCRLASWLSPLKHLETLSIVGGNSLSLYTNTIPASVTRLTLRVAITLKDLDSIAPKVMALEHLDIEQNRSSGSLCRRIPMLFPQLRTLRIRFFRREPEKDLLSLQRLRHLERLELLVERSFILRDYLNGHPWPSPCVQELIDQLVQLSANRITVVTAMRRRNPLRECNCVWEGD